The genomic stretch GCTTTATCTAAAAGAATTTTAAAATCGATAGATGGTAACATAAACCAACTAGCGAAACTTTCTTTAGAAAAATTAATGGAATTTAAAGGTATCGGAGAAGCAAAAGCAATTAGTATAATTACAGCTTTAGAATTGGGCAAAAGAAGACAATTAGAAGTTGCCTTAGAAAAGCCAAAAATAACTAGTAGTAAAGATGCTTCTTTAGTTTTACAAAGTATTATTGGCGATCTAGAACATGAAGAATTTTGGGTGCTGTTTTTAAATAATTCTAACAAAGTTATTGCAAAAACGCAAGTAAGTAAAGGTGGTTTAACGGCAACAGTTGTAGATGTTCGGTTGTTATTTAAAAGAGCTTTAGAATTGGCTTGTGTGGCAATTATTGTGGCACATAATCATCCATCAGGTAAATTACAACCAAGTAACGCAGATAAACAACTTACTAAAAAGATTAAAGATGCAGGTTTTACTTTAGATATTAAACTTTTAGATCATTTGATAATTACCCAAAAAGATTATTTTAGCTTTGCAGACGAAGGAATTTTATAGAATTTACAATTAATTAAAACTTCTATACCCATAAATGATATTAGTTTACACACATAAAATAACACCAAGAGTTCGTTACATTTTTAAGCATGTTTTAACCAGAACGCTTTTAATTTCTGTTGATTTTACAACAAAAGTAGAAGAATTTGTGGCACATAGTGGACCCAAATTAACATACACAAAAACGCCTTTAGGAAACGAATTTTTTATAAAAAGTAACGATTTGTTGTTTGAACAAGGTGTAAACGATTTAGATATTAATATTCAAAAATGGGACAATACTCCGTGTTTTTTTGGTGCCGGAAGTAAATCAGCAATTCCTTTTGATATTTTTGCGGCAAGTTTTTATTTAATATCGCGTTACGAAGAATATTTACCG from Polaribacter marinaquae encodes the following:
- the radC gene encoding RadC family protein encodes the protein MEKLTIKSWALDDRPREKLIAKGKTSLSDAELIAILIGSGNRNESAVALSKRILKSIDGNINQLAKLSLEKLMEFKGIGEAKAISIITALELGKRRQLEVALEKPKITSSKDASLVLQSIIGDLEHEEFWVLFLNNSNKVIAKTQVSKGGLTATVVDVRLLFKRALELACVAIIVAHNHPSGKLQPSNADKQLTKKIKDAGFTLDIKLLDHLIITQKDYFSFADEGIL